The following are encoded in a window of Gammaproteobacteria bacterium genomic DNA:
- a CDS encoding 4Fe-4S binding protein, translated as MTTIITDNCIDCRFTDCVEVCPVACFHGDDKQLYIDPEVCIDCSACIPECPVEAIYEDDDIPEDKLHWIEINAERAPQLPVVDSQVDPLPTAEAKKAELGF; from the coding sequence ATGACGACCATCATAACTGATAACTGTATTGATTGCCGCTTCACGGACTGCGTAGAAGTGTGCCCAGTCGCCTGTTTTCATGGTGATGACAAGCAGCTCTACATTGATCCAGAAGTGTGCATCGACTGCAGCGCCTGCATTCCGGAATGTCCCGTAGAAGCAATCTACGAAGACGATGACATTCCTGAGGACAAGTTGCATTGGATTGAGATAAATGCCGAACGGGCACCGCAGCTTCCAGTGGTGGACTCACAAGTAGATCCGTTGCCCACAGCAGAAGCAAAAAAAGCCGAGCTTGGCTTCTGA
- a CDS encoding formylmethanofuran dehydrogenase subunit C, with protein MSLKLSLHTVPEVPLEAESITPDRLADLSEADIAALPVHHGNQQSSIGDFFSVSGNGNSEIQIEGDLTRVKLIGVGMTYGRIIIEGNVGLHVGAAMSGGEIIVKGDAGDWVGPEMSGGRIVVKGNAGHLVGSVYRGGRIGMRGGEIIIHGNAGNEVGNGMRSGLIAIGGDCGDFTGVNMLAGTIIVVGKLGWRCGAGMKRGAIVSMHDAELLPTFSYACTYQPAFLRLYLLHLNELGLPISDAHMNGQYRRFSGDAVELNRGEALLLKS; from the coding sequence ATGAGCCTTAAACTATCATTACATACTGTTCCCGAAGTACCGCTAGAAGCTGAGTCCATCACACCCGACCGGCTCGCTGACCTAAGCGAGGCGGACATCGCAGCACTACCCGTTCACCATGGAAATCAACAATCTTCCATTGGAGATTTCTTCTCCGTCTCAGGAAACGGTAATAGCGAAATACAAATTGAAGGCGACTTAACCCGCGTCAAGCTTATTGGAGTTGGCATGACATATGGGCGCATCATAATTGAGGGTAATGTCGGCTTACATGTAGGTGCCGCCATGTCAGGTGGCGAAATAATTGTTAAAGGCGACGCTGGGGATTGGGTCGGTCCTGAAATGTCAGGCGGTCGAATTGTTGTAAAGGGCAATGCCGGCCATCTCGTTGGAAGTGTATACCGTGGCGGGCGCATCGGCATGCGGGGTGGTGAAATTATCATCCACGGTAACGCGGGCAATGAAGTAGGTAATGGAATGCGTAGCGGCCTAATCGCAATCGGTGGCGATTGCGGCGACTTCACCGGTGTTAACATGCTAGCAGGGACAATTATTGTCGTCGGGAAACTTGGATGGCGGTGCGGTGCCGGCATGAAGCGCGGCGCGATCGTCTCAATGCACGATGCCGAGCTGCTCCCCACTTTTAGTTATGCGTGCACGTACCAGCCGGCTTTTTTGCGCCTTTATCTACTCCACTTGAACGAACTCGGCTTGCCGATTAGCGACGCCCATATGAATGGTCAATACCGGCGCTTCAGTGGTGATGCCGTAGAACTGAACCGTGGAGAAGCGTTGCTACTTAAATCTTAG
- the fhcD gene encoding formylmethanofuran--tetrahydromethanopterin N-formyltransferase — translation MRIQATEIIDTFAEAFEMWAARIIITAETHQWATAAAQSMTGFATSVIGCKCEAGIERDLTADETPDRRPGISVLLFATSSEGIGKRLVERVGQSIMTCPTTACFNGLTSESDVVVGGQLRYFGDGYQISKQLDGRRFWRIPVMDGEFLVEDRFGVQPAVGGGNILILGKDMQTTLRAAKAATKAMREVPGVILPFPDGVVRSGSKPGSRYKALFASTNDPYCPTLRAIAPETKVNADVNSVLEIVLDGLDLNAVEVAMRHGIYAAARRGIKQISAGNYGGDLGQYQIRLYDLIKDQ, via the coding sequence ATGCGCATCCAAGCCACCGAAATCATTGATACCTTTGCCGAGGCCTTCGAGATGTGGGCCGCGAGAATCATCATCACCGCGGAAACCCATCAATGGGCAACTGCAGCGGCACAATCCATGACCGGCTTCGCTACTTCGGTCATTGGATGCAAATGCGAAGCAGGGATTGAGCGCGACCTCACCGCTGATGAAACGCCTGATCGGCGCCCCGGCATTAGTGTTCTGCTGTTCGCCACTTCCAGTGAAGGCATAGGTAAACGCCTTGTCGAGCGCGTCGGCCAAAGTATCATGACCTGCCCTACAACAGCCTGCTTTAACGGGCTCACCAGCGAGAGTGATGTGGTCGTCGGCGGACAACTTCGCTACTTTGGCGACGGCTATCAGATCAGCAAACAGTTGGACGGGCGTCGTTTCTGGCGGATCCCGGTAATGGATGGTGAGTTCTTAGTTGAAGATCGCTTCGGCGTTCAGCCTGCTGTTGGTGGCGGTAATATCTTAATATTAGGGAAAGATATGCAGACAACCCTGCGTGCCGCCAAGGCAGCCACAAAAGCCATGAGGGAGGTGCCTGGTGTTATTCTGCCGTTCCCAGACGGTGTTGTCCGCAGTGGCAGCAAGCCCGGGTCCAGATACAAGGCCCTATTTGCTTCAACCAATGATCCGTACTGTCCCACGCTGCGTGCCATCGCCCCAGAAACAAAGGTGAACGCCGACGTAAACAGTGTACTGGAAATCGTCCTGGATGGCCTCGATCTTAACGCCGTTGAGGTTGCCATGCGCCATGGCATTTATGCCGCCGCCAGACGCGGCATCAAGCAAATTTCCGCAGGCAATTACGGTGGCGATTTGGGTCAATATCAAATCCGCCTGTACGATCTCATCAAGGATCAATGA